From Candidatus Polarisedimenticolaceae bacterium, a single genomic window includes:
- a CDS encoding sulfatase-like hydrolase/transferase, translated as MRFALVLALVALSAGCGAASSPRPRDVVVITVDTWRHDAAGFAGNARIRTPAIDRLAAEGIVFSNARAHAVVTLPSHASLLTGRLPFEHGARDNGGFALNERSPTLASWLRARGFRTAAFVSAFPLDGRFGLDAGFDLYDDAVGAAGSGAADALAQRDGAATVALALAWWRANPSPRFLWVHVFTPHFPYDAPEPFASRWPDQPYFAEVERTDAELAPLLEALRAEPGPGPLVVLTADHGESLGEHGEATHGLFAYDATAKVPLVVWERGTLAPAAVDRPVGHVDVVPTVCARLGIAAPDGLPGRSLLDGGEVADTYVEAMAAHLHRGAAPLAAVVRGRYKAIRLPEPELYDLEADPGERRNLAPVETSRYEALVADLPKEAYGGLAAAPVDDDAAARLRSLGYLVGTSDRAGVEDPKHLVEEDRAIDAALGAWRRGDRDAAVTGLRRLLERRPRCAPARSHLAGFLTDLGRLDEAAEALAPATDETSRVRRALLMLRRGDTAAASALLAPFGDSADPETQSALGRVAAVLGNRVEARGRFERALALDPTYPEGLADLGTLLLDTGDVDGARARLEAAVAAAPSLAEAWNGLGVVRARSADDAGAIDAWDRAVEADPTLADAWFNLAAASARGRAWGRAAAALERYAALVDGEDRARALELLRRVRAGEGGRG; from the coding sequence GTGCGCTTCGCCCTCGTGCTCGCACTGGTCGCGCTGTCCGCCGGGTGCGGCGCCGCGAGCTCGCCTCGCCCGCGCGACGTGGTCGTGATCACCGTCGACACCTGGCGCCACGACGCCGCGGGGTTCGCGGGGAACGCGCGGATCCGAACCCCCGCGATCGACCGCCTCGCCGCCGAGGGGATCGTCTTCTCGAACGCCCGGGCGCACGCGGTGGTCACGCTCCCGTCCCACGCGTCGCTGCTGACCGGACGCCTGCCGTTCGAGCACGGCGCCCGGGACAACGGAGGGTTCGCGCTGAACGAACGGAGCCCCACGCTCGCGAGCTGGCTCCGGGCGCGCGGGTTCCGGACGGCGGCGTTCGTGTCGGCGTTCCCTCTGGATGGGCGGTTCGGGCTCGATGCCGGGTTCGACCTCTACGACGATGCCGTCGGCGCGGCGGGCTCGGGCGCCGCCGATGCCCTCGCGCAGCGCGACGGGGCCGCCACCGTCGCTCTCGCCCTGGCGTGGTGGCGCGCGAACCCGTCGCCGAGATTCCTATGGGTGCACGTCTTCACCCCCCACTTCCCCTACGACGCTCCCGAGCCGTTCGCCTCGCGGTGGCCCGACCAGCCGTACTTCGCGGAGGTCGAGCGGACCGACGCCGAGCTCGCTCCGCTGCTCGAGGCCCTGCGCGCGGAGCCCGGCCCGGGTCCCCTCGTCGTGCTGACCGCCGACCACGGCGAGTCCCTCGGCGAACACGGCGAGGCGACGCACGGCCTGTTCGCCTACGACGCCACGGCGAAGGTGCCGCTGGTCGTCTGGGAGCGCGGCACGCTCGCCCCCGCCGCCGTCGATCGCCCGGTCGGCCACGTCGACGTCGTGCCCACGGTCTGCGCGCGGCTGGGGATCGCCGCACCCGACGGACTTCCCGGCCGCTCGCTTCTCGACGGCGGCGAGGTCGCCGACACGTACGTCGAGGCGATGGCGGCCCACCTGCACCGCGGGGCCGCCCCCCTCGCGGCGGTCGTGCGCGGGCGCTACAAGGCGATCCGGCTCCCCGAGCCCGAGCTGTACGACCTCGAGGCCGACCCCGGAGAGCGCCGCAATCTCGCCCCGGTGGAGACCTCGCGTTACGAGGCCCTGGTCGCCGACCTCCCGAAGGAGGCGTACGGCGGTCTCGCCGCCGCTCCCGTCGACGACGACGCCGCGGCGCGCCTTCGCTCCCTCGGGTATCTCGTCGGAACCTCCGATCGCGCCGGCGTCGAGGACCCCAAGCACCTCGTCGAGGAGGACCGTGCGATCGACGCGGCGCTCGGAGCGTGGCGGCGCGGGGACCGGGACGCGGCCGTCACCGGGCTGCGCCGGCTCCTCGAGCGCCGCCCCCGCTGCGCCCCCGCGCGCTCGCACCTCGCGGGATTCCTCACGGACCTCGGCCGCCTCGACGAGGCCGCCGAGGCGCTCGCGCCGGCCACGGACGAGACGAGCCGGGTGCGGCGCGCGCTTCTGATGCTGCGCCGGGGCGACACCGCCGCGGCATCGGCGCTCCTCGCCCCGTTCGGCGATTCGGCCGACCCGGAGACGCAGAGCGCTCTCGGTCGCGTCGCGGCGGTCCTCGGAAACCGGGTCGAGGCGCGCGGTCGTTTCGAGCGGGCGCTCGCCCTCGATCCGACCTACCCGGAGGGTCTCGCCGATCTCGGCACGTTGCTGCTCGACACGGGGGACGTGGACGGCGCGCGCGCGCGACTCGAGGCGGCCGTGGCGGCCGCACCGTCGCTCGCGGAGGCCTGGAACGGGCTCGGCGTCGTCCGCGCCCGGTCGGCCGACGACGCCGGCGCGATCGATGCGTGGGACCGCGCGGTCGAAGCGGACCCGACCCTCGCCGACGCCTGGTTCAACCTGGCCGCGGCTTCGGCACGGGGACGGGCCTGGGGGCGCGCGGCCGCGGCGCTCGAGCGATACGCCGCGCTCGTCGACGGCGAGGACCGCGCGCGAGCCCTCGAGCTGCTGCGCCGCGTGCGCGCGGGGGAAGGAGGGCGCGGATGA
- a CDS encoding VWA domain-containing protein → MIALVLAAVVALQEKVEVTLVEVVVRATDRDGAPVRTLLPEDLRVTEGREPRNVAFVEPFLGTGRSAAPPTALYDAAGSAVAPTTVPVAAPLPARRFVLAFDVANSRARARTAWKEAAAGWLRDGARPGDRFAVVLLGSGPEWVRTFTADPRKALEALEAVDLAGRGGERDRRRETTALWNEIESCASAAESGSRRVGGDGSDCATAILEPAVAQWNAESRETLGALRSLVGQLAAVPERKQVLLFSDGWYADPPAQAASLHLALFGAGSRTPLTGIGRDLGPDVALEATALHEAAARAGVAVYSFDTRSPAERGHHDGVEVERGTASGALGAHPWTDAYAATSGALEALANETGGEAYFGAKDLAGKILRAQGAYDALHVVGFYRPQGADPGARLRIEPGRRGLRLDHARRARGPGDEPRSAGIDLSIRAPETGSAEDRRRLPITLDLGVNELPLRNVDGTWGCRVGYFVQAFRPDGTVIAEAFDEATIALETRPARDEARRFRRLVTLDLPLGPARIRVRAADDRRLVLADRAVDVTLTRDGVRAGL, encoded by the coding sequence ATGATCGCGCTCGTGCTCGCCGCGGTGGTCGCGCTGCAGGAGAAGGTCGAGGTGACCCTGGTCGAGGTCGTCGTCCGGGCGACCGACCGCGACGGCGCTCCGGTCCGGACCCTGCTCCCGGAGGACCTGCGGGTCACCGAAGGGCGCGAGCCGAGGAACGTCGCCTTCGTCGAGCCGTTCCTCGGGACCGGCCGGAGCGCAGCCCCCCCGACGGCGCTCTACGACGCCGCCGGGAGCGCGGTCGCGCCGACGACGGTCCCGGTCGCAGCACCGCTCCCGGCCCGTCGATTCGTGCTCGCCTTCGACGTCGCGAACAGCCGCGCCCGCGCACGCACGGCCTGGAAGGAAGCGGCCGCCGGCTGGCTGCGCGACGGGGCGCGGCCGGGAGACCGGTTCGCGGTGGTCCTTCTCGGCTCGGGACCGGAGTGGGTCCGGACGTTCACCGCGGACCCTCGGAAGGCGCTCGAGGCCCTCGAAGCGGTCGATCTCGCGGGCCGGGGCGGAGAGCGCGATCGCCGTCGCGAAACGACGGCGCTCTGGAACGAGATCGAGTCGTGCGCCTCCGCCGCCGAGAGCGGGTCGAGGCGGGTCGGCGGCGACGGGAGCGACTGCGCGACCGCGATCCTGGAGCCGGCCGTCGCGCAGTGGAACGCGGAATCGAGAGAGACGCTCGGCGCGCTGCGCTCGCTCGTCGGGCAACTCGCCGCCGTCCCCGAGCGCAAGCAGGTGCTCCTGTTCTCGGACGGCTGGTACGCCGATCCCCCGGCGCAGGCCGCAAGCCTCCATCTCGCGCTGTTCGGCGCGGGATCGCGCACCCCTCTCACCGGGATCGGCCGGGACCTCGGCCCCGACGTCGCCCTCGAGGCGACCGCGCTGCACGAGGCGGCGGCACGCGCGGGGGTCGCGGTCTACTCCTTCGACACGCGATCCCCCGCCGAGCGCGGGCACCACGACGGCGTCGAGGTCGAGCGCGGCACGGCCTCGGGGGCTTTGGGCGCGCACCCCTGGACCGACGCGTACGCGGCGACGAGCGGCGCCCTCGAGGCGCTCGCGAACGAAACCGGCGGCGAGGCGTATTTCGGAGCGAAGGACCTCGCCGGCAAGATCCTCCGCGCGCAGGGCGCCTACGACGCCCTCCACGTGGTCGGTTTCTACCGGCCCCAGGGGGCCGATCCCGGCGCGCGGCTGCGGATCGAGCCGGGACGCCGCGGACTCCGACTCGACCACGCGCGGCGCGCACGCGGCCCGGGCGACGAGCCCCGCTCGGCGGGAATCGACCTGTCGATCCGGGCGCCGGAAACGGGGAGCGCGGAGGACCGGCGCCGTCTCCCGATCACCCTCGACCTCGGGGTGAACGAGCTTCCCCTCCGCAACGTGGACGGGACCTGGGGATGCCGCGTCGGCTACTTCGTCCAGGCCTTCCGGCCCGACGGCACCGTGATCGCGGAGGCGTTCGACGAGGCGACGATCGCCCTCGAGACGCGGCCGGCGCGCGACGAGGCGCGCCGTTTCCGCCGGCTGGTGACCCTCGACCTCCCGCTCGGCCCCGCCCGGATCCGCGTGCGCGCCGCCGACGACCGGAGGCTCGTCCTCGCCGATCGCGCGGTGGACGTCACGTTGACCCGGGACGGCGTGCGAGCCGGCTTATAG
- a CDS encoding FtsX-like permease family protein, producing the protein MGRLLLLAFVAHFRAGKVLFLLTLAGVALGVASVVGIQILNRSALGAFEGSLQAVSGEADLSVLPRADVLDETLLPRVLATPGVAAAWPLWRVEVALAGEPEPRFLQVVGVDLFAAARIPWDGEAPPGDLGEALVKPGWVAVTPELAAEKGWKPGSTFEVSLGTRRVRLHVGALVDFRKLTPLASRRLVVMDLAQAQDRFGARGELGQIDVKASPGERDAAARGLRARLGPGVEVVSPEQRRSQATGLLGAFRLNLTALSLISLFVGGFLIHASTRAALVRRRSEFGLLRSLGASPALVLRLILAEVAVLGTLGTVIGVPLGWAAAQSNVETVSRTISNLYMLEEIERLDFPWWMVPLAAAVGAGGVLAGALGPALETARRDPRRLLAAFDLHESLGGASKGLFVAGLAVLAGAGVFGAVVRDAWRPGGFVLAVAIVVAIPLVVPWLLSRSAARLRAGGFSFLYGARALGARLGSTAFAVAALAVAVAMLVGITLMIGSFRRTVELWIGKTLAADVYVTTASWERSRRAAVLDPALERGLASMPGVVAVDRLRQVVVRSGERRITVGGAELGRAPDLARVELLSGDPVVAMRRVIDHGAALISEPFARKAGLAVGDRFPVTGPDGDVSLEVAGIFYDYSSESGGALVDLATLDGIFGPRPVSNIALYLAPGVDPESIVDRIRAEFPDAGLQARSNRTLREEVYRIFDQTFAVTRLLQAMSLLIAACGITLTLLILARERVSELALYRALGATRAQIFRVFLGKGLGMGVLGLAVGSVAGVLLALVLVLVINRAWFGWTIAMHWPWGALAAQTGTILLAAIAASVYPAVRASGTPATELSRDDL; encoded by the coding sequence ATGGGCCGGCTGCTCCTCCTCGCCTTCGTCGCGCACTTCCGCGCGGGGAAGGTGCTGTTCCTCCTGACCCTCGCGGGGGTGGCGCTGGGCGTCGCCTCGGTCGTCGGCATCCAGATCCTCAACCGCTCGGCCCTCGGCGCCTTCGAGGGGAGCCTGCAGGCGGTCAGCGGCGAGGCCGATCTCTCGGTGCTCCCGCGCGCCGACGTCCTCGACGAGACCCTGCTCCCGCGGGTGCTCGCGACGCCGGGGGTCGCGGCGGCGTGGCCGCTCTGGCGGGTGGAGGTCGCGCTCGCCGGGGAGCCCGAGCCGCGGTTCCTCCAGGTCGTCGGCGTCGATCTCTTCGCGGCGGCACGGATCCCGTGGGACGGGGAAGCCCCTCCCGGCGACCTGGGCGAGGCGCTGGTGAAACCCGGCTGGGTCGCGGTGACCCCCGAGCTCGCCGCCGAGAAGGGGTGGAAACCCGGAAGCACCTTCGAGGTGAGCCTCGGCACGCGGCGCGTGCGCCTGCACGTCGGGGCGCTCGTCGACTTCCGGAAGCTCACGCCGCTGGCGAGCCGCCGGCTCGTCGTGATGGACCTCGCGCAGGCGCAGGACCGTTTCGGGGCGCGCGGGGAGCTCGGGCAGATCGACGTGAAGGCGAGCCCGGGAGAGCGCGACGCGGCGGCGCGAGGACTTCGAGCGCGGCTGGGCCCCGGAGTGGAGGTCGTCTCCCCCGAGCAACGGCGAAGCCAGGCCACGGGGCTTCTCGGCGCGTTCCGGCTGAACCTCACCGCCCTGTCCCTGATCAGCCTGTTCGTCGGCGGGTTCCTGATCCACGCCTCGACGCGGGCCGCGCTCGTGCGCCGCCGCTCCGAGTTCGGCCTGCTTCGCTCGCTGGGGGCGTCGCCGGCGCTGGTGCTCCGCCTGATCCTCGCGGAGGTCGCCGTCCTCGGCACGCTCGGGACCGTGATCGGCGTGCCGCTCGGCTGGGCGGCGGCGCAGTCGAACGTCGAGACGGTCAGCCGCACGATCTCGAACCTGTACATGCTCGAGGAGATCGAGCGCCTCGATTTCCCGTGGTGGATGGTCCCGCTCGCCGCGGCGGTGGGGGCGGGGGGCGTCCTCGCGGGGGCCCTCGGCCCCGCGCTCGAGACCGCGCGCCGCGATCCGCGACGCCTGCTCGCGGCGTTCGACCTGCACGAGTCGCTCGGCGGCGCGTCGAAAGGCCTGTTCGTCGCGGGGCTCGCCGTCCTCGCCGGCGCGGGGGTGTTCGGAGCGGTCGTGCGAGACGCGTGGCGGCCGGGGGGCTTCGTGCTCGCGGTCGCGATCGTCGTCGCGATCCCCCTCGTCGTCCCGTGGCTGCTGTCGCGCTCGGCGGCGCGCCTTCGCGCCGGCGGCTTCTCGTTCCTGTACGGCGCGCGGGCGCTGGGAGCGCGCCTCGGCTCGACGGCGTTCGCGGTGGCGGCGCTGGCGGTCGCGGTGGCGATGCTCGTCGGGATCACGCTGATGATCGGGAGCTTCCGTCGCACGGTCGAGCTGTGGATCGGCAAGACCCTCGCGGCGGACGTCTACGTCACCACCGCGTCGTGGGAGCGCTCCCGGCGCGCGGCGGTCCTCGACCCGGCGCTCGAGCGGGGGCTCGCGTCGATGCCGGGAGTCGTCGCCGTCGATCGCCTGCGTCAGGTCGTCGTCCGCAGCGGCGAGCGCCGGATCACCGTCGGCGGCGCCGAGCTCGGACGCGCCCCCGACCTCGCCCGCGTGGAGCTGCTCTCCGGCGATCCCGTCGTCGCGATGCGCCGGGTGATCGACCACGGGGCGGCGCTGATCTCGGAGCCGTTCGCGCGGAAGGCGGGGCTCGCCGTCGGCGACCGGTTCCCGGTCACCGGGCCGGACGGGGACGTCTCCCTGGAGGTCGCCGGGATCTTCTACGACTACAGCTCGGAGTCGGGAGGGGCGCTCGTCGACCTCGCGACCCTCGATGGGATCTTCGGGCCGCGACCGGTGTCGAATATCGCCCTCTACCTCGCGCCGGGCGTCGATCCCGAATCGATCGTGGACCGGATCCGCGCGGAGTTCCCCGACGCGGGGCTGCAGGCGCGAAGCAACCGCACGCTGCGGGAGGAGGTCTACCGGATCTTCGACCAGACCTTCGCGGTCACGCGGCTGCTCCAGGCGATGAGTCTCCTGATCGCGGCCTGCGGGATCACCCTCACCCTGCTGATCCTCGCGCGCGAGCGGGTCTCCGAGCTCGCCTTGTATCGCGCCCTGGGCGCGACGCGCGCGCAGATCTTCCGCGTCTTCCTCGGGAAAGGACTGGGCATGGGGGTTCTCGGCCTCGCGGTCGGAAGCGTCGCCGGGGTGCTGCTCGCGCTCGTGCTCGTGCTCGTCATCAACCGCGCCTGGTTCGGGTGGACGATCGCGATGCACTGGCCGTGGGGGGCCCTCGCCGCCCAGACCGGGACGATCCTCCTCGCGGCGATCGCGGCGAGCGTCTATCCGGCGGTCCGCGCGAGCGGGACCCCGGCGACGGAGCTGAGCCGCGACGACCTATAA
- a CDS encoding ABC transporter ATP-binding protein, with product MTPPVLRFTGVSKTYRLADGRLHHALHNATAEVPERSRIAVIGRSGSGKSTFLHLAAGIDSPTEGRVELEGHDLASLSEAQRTRLRRDAVGFVFQFFHLLGHLSVVDNVMLPCWIAGDRGDGPRRRALELLERVGLADRAGDPVQKLSGGEMQRVAICRALVRKPRLLLADEPTGNLDDDNSRVVMDLLLRLAAEEGSTLLYVTHSLELAALASARWRLHSGTLETA from the coding sequence GTGACACCCCCGGTCCTCCGGTTCACCGGCGTCTCGAAGACCTACCGTCTCGCCGACGGGCGGCTCCACCACGCGCTCCATAACGCCACCGCGGAGGTCCCCGAGAGATCGAGGATCGCGGTGATCGGCCGCAGCGGCAGCGGCAAGAGCACCTTCCTCCACCTCGCCGCCGGGATCGACAGCCCCACCGAAGGGCGCGTCGAGCTGGAAGGGCACGACCTCGCGTCCCTCTCCGAGGCGCAGCGCACGCGACTGCGTCGCGACGCGGTCGGGTTCGTGTTCCAGTTCTTCCACCTGCTCGGCCACCTCTCGGTCGTCGACAACGTGATGCTCCCGTGCTGGATCGCGGGGGACCGCGGCGACGGCCCCAGGCGCCGGGCCCTCGAGCTGCTCGAGCGTGTCGGGCTCGCCGACCGGGCGGGAGACCCGGTGCAGAAGTTGAGCGGCGGCGAGATGCAGCGCGTGGCGATCTGTCGGGCCCTCGTCCGCAAGCCGCGGCTGCTTCTCGCCGACGAGCCGACCGGCAACCTCGACGACGACAACAGCCGCGTCGTCATGGACCTCCTGCTCCGCCTGGCCGCGGAAGAGGGATCGACCCTCCTCTACGTGACCCACAGCCTCGAGCTCGCCGCGCTCGCCTCGGCGCGCTGGCGCCTGCACAGCGGGACTCTCGAGACCGCCTGA
- a CDS encoding DUF4328 domain-containing protein, with product MIRVRLAAPSEGSSLNGDDNVYAPPAADLTTTPGLRAGVPVPPYRDPGIRARWAVAGLAASTAFAIAVYFANPTALNPNDLAHAMTLFALLVIVAVLSIGAVVAFCMWFHRVYANLPALGHATPRFTPGWAVGYFFIPILNLFRPYQAAREAWIRTEDALAGDTGGFAVERGAGLVGVWWALWIAMNLVSNFENMAPATSGGAADAAFLRSVQLVGVLLTTAATTAAIAMVLGLTGRQRKAAAKLGVDAR from the coding sequence GTGATCCGCGTTAGACTCGCGGCACCTTCGGAGGGGTCCTCGTTGAACGGCGACGACAACGTCTACGCACCGCCGGCGGCCGACCTCACGACGACGCCCGGCTTGCGGGCGGGAGTCCCCGTGCCGCCGTATCGCGATCCCGGCATCCGGGCCCGATGGGCCGTCGCCGGGCTTGCGGCCAGCACGGCCTTCGCGATCGCGGTGTACTTCGCGAATCCGACCGCCCTGAACCCCAACGACCTCGCGCATGCCATGACCCTCTTCGCCCTGCTCGTGATCGTCGCCGTACTCTCGATCGGTGCCGTCGTGGCGTTCTGCATGTGGTTCCACCGCGTTTACGCCAACCTTCCCGCCCTCGGGCACGCCACCCCGCGTTTCACTCCGGGGTGGGCGGTCGGCTATTTCTTCATCCCGATCCTGAACCTCTTCCGTCCCTACCAGGCGGCGCGGGAGGCCTGGATCCGCACCGAGGACGCGCTCGCCGGGGACACCGGTGGGTTCGCGGTCGAGCGCGGCGCGGGGCTCGTCGGCGTGTGGTGGGCGCTGTGGATCGCGATGAACCTCGTGTCGAACTTCGAGAACATGGCGCCCGCGACCTCCGGCGGCGCCGCCGACGCCGCGTTCCTTCGGTCGGTCCAGTTGGTCGGGGTGCTGCTCACGACCGCTGCGACGACGGCGGCGATCGCGATGGTGCTCGGCCTCACGGGCCGCCAGCGGAAAGCCGCGGCGAAGCTCGGCGTCGACGCGCGCTGA
- a CDS encoding succinate dehydrogenase cytochrome b subunit yields the protein MERLQSLPQSSVGKKILMAATGIVLVAFVVVHMLGNLKAYLGAEHFNEYARFLRTAGAPAIPQNGVLWIARVVLLACVGVHIWAAIALTRASWAARPGKYAKGNDLSFSYASRTMRWGGVILTAFVVFHLLHLTTGNVHPDFRPEDPYHNFVVGFSSVPVALAYVVAMAALAFHLYHGIWSATQTLGIDNPRFERLRRPAALAIGLVVFLGNVSFPLAVLAGVIK from the coding sequence ATGGAAAGGTTGCAATCCCTACCCCAAAGCTCGGTCGGGAAGAAGATCCTCATGGCCGCGACGGGGATCGTGCTGGTCGCGTTCGTCGTCGTGCACATGCTGGGGAACCTCAAGGCCTACCTCGGCGCCGAGCACTTCAACGAATACGCGCGCTTCCTCCGGACCGCCGGCGCCCCCGCGATCCCCCAGAACGGGGTGTTGTGGATCGCGCGCGTGGTCCTCCTCGCGTGCGTGGGCGTGCACATCTGGGCGGCGATCGCGCTGACCCGGGCGAGCTGGGCGGCGAGGCCCGGGAAATACGCGAAGGGGAACGACCTCTCCTTCAGCTACGCCTCGCGCACGATGCGCTGGGGGGGCGTTATCCTCACCGCCTTCGTCGTCTTCCACCTGCTCCACCTGACGACCGGGAACGTGCACCCGGACTTCCGCCCCGAGGACCCGTACCACAACTTCGTGGTCGGCTTCTCGAGCGTGCCGGTGGCGCTCGCCTACGTCGTCGCGATGGCGGCGCTGGCCTTCCACCTCTACCACGGCATCTGGAGTGCGACGCAGACGCTGGGGATCGACAACCCGCGCTTCGAGCGGCTCCGGCGCCCCGCGGCGCTCGCGATCGGCCTCGTCGTCTTTCTCGGCAACGTCTCGTTTCCGCTGGCGGTCCTCGCCGGCGTGATCAAGTAA
- a CDS encoding fumarate reductase/succinate dehydrogenase flavoprotein subunit, with amino-acid sequence MNLDAKIPSGPVQNKWDKHRFEMKLVNPANKRKYKVIVVGTGLAGASAAATLGELGYKVEAFTYNDSPRRAHSISAQGGINAAKNYQNDGDSVWRLFYDTVKGGDFRAREANVYRLAQVSGAIIDQCVAQGVPFAREYGGTLANRSFGGAQVSRTFYARGQTGQQLLLGAYQALSRQIAAGTVAMHVREEMLDLIVIDGKARGIVTRNLVTGKIRSFVADDVVLATGGYSNVFFLSTNAKACNVTAIWRAYRRGALFANPCYTQIHPTCIPQSGEWQSKLTLMSESLRNDGRIWVPKNPGETRAPGQIPESDRDYYLERLYPSFGNLSPRDIASRRAKEQVDQGRGVGPRKNGVYLDFADAIARLGKSVVAERYGNLFEMYERINGENPYETPMRIYPAPHYTMGGLWVDYNLMSTIPGLHVIGEANFSDHGANRLGASALMQGLADGYFVLPYTIGDYLAQSKLEKIGTDHPACKAVETEAAERTAKLLTAKGRRTVDSFHRELGQIMWNKCGMGRNAAGLKEAIAAIPALREQYHAEVKVVGDGEDVNQSLEKAGRLADFFELAELMCRDALVRDESCGGHFREEHQTQDGEARRDDDRFCHVAAWEWRGPAAEPARHVEPLEFENVHLTQRSYK; translated from the coding sequence ATGAACCTCGACGCGAAGATCCCCTCCGGCCCGGTCCAGAACAAGTGGGACAAGCACCGCTTCGAGATGAAGCTGGTGAATCCCGCGAACAAGCGGAAGTACAAGGTCATCGTCGTCGGCACCGGCCTCGCCGGAGCGTCGGCGGCCGCGACCCTCGGCGAGCTCGGCTACAAGGTCGAGGCGTTCACCTACAACGACAGCCCGCGGCGCGCCCACTCGATCTCGGCGCAGGGGGGGATCAACGCCGCCAAGAACTACCAGAACGACGGCGACTCGGTCTGGCGCCTGTTCTACGACACCGTGAAGGGGGGCGACTTCCGCGCCCGCGAGGCGAACGTCTACCGCCTCGCCCAGGTGAGCGGCGCCATCATCGACCAGTGCGTCGCGCAGGGCGTCCCCTTCGCGCGAGAGTACGGCGGCACCCTCGCCAACCGCTCCTTCGGCGGCGCCCAGGTGTCGCGGACCTTCTACGCCCGGGGCCAGACCGGCCAGCAGCTCCTGCTCGGCGCCTACCAGGCACTCTCCCGCCAGATCGCCGCGGGAACCGTCGCCATGCACGTCCGGGAGGAGATGCTCGACCTGATCGTGATCGACGGGAAGGCGCGGGGGATCGTCACCCGCAACCTCGTCACCGGGAAGATCCGGAGCTTCGTGGCCGACGACGTCGTGCTCGCCACCGGCGGGTACAGCAACGTCTTCTTCCTCTCGACCAACGCCAAGGCCTGCAACGTCACCGCAATCTGGCGCGCGTACCGTCGCGGGGCCCTCTTCGCGAACCCCTGCTACACGCAGATCCATCCCACGTGCATCCCGCAGTCGGGGGAATGGCAGTCCAAGCTCACCCTGATGTCGGAGTCGCTGCGCAACGACGGCCGCATCTGGGTCCCGAAGAACCCGGGCGAGACCCGCGCCCCCGGCCAGATCCCCGAGTCCGACCGCGACTACTACCTCGAGCGCCTCTATCCCTCCTTCGGCAACCTCTCCCCCCGCGACATCGCCTCGCGCCGCGCCAAGGAGCAGGTGGACCAGGGGCGCGGCGTCGGTCCGCGCAAGAACGGCGTGTACCTCGACTTCGCCGACGCGATCGCGCGCCTCGGAAAGTCGGTCGTGGCGGAGCGTTACGGCAACCTCTTCGAGATGTACGAGCGGATCAACGGGGAAAACCCCTACGAGACGCCGATGCGCATCTACCCCGCCCCGCACTACACGATGGGCGGGTTGTGGGTCGACTACAACCTCATGTCGACGATCCCGGGGCTCCACGTGATCGGCGAGGCCAACTTCTCCGACCACGGCGCCAACCGCCTCGGCGCGTCGGCGCTGATGCAGGGGCTCGCGGACGGATACTTCGTGCTCCCGTACACGATCGGCGACTACCTCGCGCAGTCGAAGCTCGAGAAGATCGGGACCGACCACCCCGCCTGCAAGGCCGTCGAGACGGAGGCGGCCGAGCGGACCGCGAAGCTCCTGACCGCCAAGGGCAGGCGCACGGTCGACTCGTTCCACCGCGAGCTCGGCCAGATCATGTGGAACAAGTGCGGGATGGGGCGCAATGCGGCCGGCCTGAAGGAGGCGATCGCCGCGATCCCGGCCCTTCGCGAGCAGTACCACGCCGAGGTCAAGGTCGTCGGCGACGGCGAGGACGTGAACCAGTCCCTCGAGAAGGCGGGACGTCTCGCCGACTTTTTCGAGCTGGCCGAGCTCATGTGCCGCGACGCGCTGGTACGCGACGAGTCTTGCGGCGGCCACTTCCGCGAGGAGCACCAGACGCAAGACGGCGAGGCCAGGCGCGACGACGACCGGTTCTGCCACGTCGCCGCGTGGGAGTGGAGGGGCCCGGCCGCCGAGCCCGCGAGGCACGTCGAACCGCTCGAGTTCGAGAACGTGCACCTGACGCAGAGGAGCTACAAGTAA